The following proteins come from a genomic window of Acanthopagrus latus isolate v.2019 chromosome 5, fAcaLat1.1, whole genome shotgun sequence:
- the coq5 gene encoding 2-methoxy-6-polyprenyl-1,4-benzoquinol methylase, mitochondrial, producing MAASMRLLVRRVIRHSHRNVNGTAAGLPGRSGCCWAPSSCRCFSDAAGDKNTHFGFETVSESEKAKKVYKVFENVAQKYDIMNDAMSLGIHRMWKDMLLHVMHPQPGVRLLDVAGGTGDIAFRFLEYVRSQQERQKRRVARSMQTPSWQDISNSYSTEEEDGPQESTAVVCDINKEMLKVGKQKADSMGINAGLSWVVGDAEELPFDDDQFDIYTIAFGIRNVTHIDQALQEAQRVLKPGGRFMCLEFSKVTNPVLARLYDTYSFQMIPVLGEVIAGDWKSYQYLVESIRKFPDQEEFKGMIEDAGFYCVRYYNLTGGVVALHSGFKL from the exons ATGGCTGCGTCCATGAGACTGCTGGTCCGGAGGGTGATCCGACATTCTCACAGAAATGTTAACGGTACCGCTGCTGGACTTCCAGGTCGGTCGGGTTGCTGTTGGGCGCCGTCGTCCTGTCGTTGTTTCAGCGATGCAGCTggagacaaaaatacacattttggtTTCGAAACGGTGTCCGAGTCAGAGAAGGCGAAGAAAG TCTATAAAGTCTTTGAGAATGTGGCTCAGAAGTATGACATCATGAACGACGCCATGAGTCTGGGGATTCATCGAATGTGGAAGGACATGTTGCTTCACGTCATGCACCCGCAACCTGGGGTGCGACTCCTGGATGTGGCGGGTGGAACAG GTGACATTGCCTTCCGTTTCCTGGAGTACGTTCGCTCTCAACAGGAACGGCAGAAGCGGCGGGTGGCACGATCCATGCAGACGCCGTCGTGGCAGGACATTTCCAACAGCTActccacagaggaagaagacggGCCTCAGGAATCCACGGCTGTGGTCTGTGACATCAACAAGGAGATGCTGAAAGTGGGCAAGCAGAAAGCGGACAGTATGGGCATCAATGCTG GTCTGTCGTGGGTTGTGGGGGATGCAGAGGAGCTACCGTTTGATGATGACCAGTTTGATATTTATACCATCGCCTTTGGCATCCGAAACGTCACCCATATAGATCAG GCACTGCAGGAGGCTCAGCGGGTCCTGAAACCTGGTGGCAGGTTCATGTGCTTAGAATTCAGCAAAGTGACAAATCCCGTGTTGGCaag GCTTTATGACACGTACAGTTTCCAGATGATCCCAGTTTTGGGAGAGGTGATTGCTGGAGACTGGAAATCGTACCAATATTTGGTAGAAAGCATCCGCAAGTTCCCAGATCAG GAAGAGTTTAAAGGAATGATTGAGGACGCAGGTTTCTACTGTGTGCGGTACTACAACCTCACTGGCGGAGTAGTGGCTCTTCACTCTGGTTTCAAGCTGTGA